One window of Amaranthus tricolor cultivar Red isolate AtriRed21 chromosome 11, ASM2621246v1, whole genome shotgun sequence genomic DNA carries:
- the LOC130827294 gene encoding tyrosine-sulfated glycopeptide receptor 1: MLIELQPSFSYTSFHLLFILLLYSFTFSYQQDCHPDDQKSLLTFSASLTNPLNWSTASDCCSWDGIGCDISGRVNRLWVPKRGLTGNISSSLGNLTTLSYLNVSHNFLSGVLPKGLFSSLNSLVIIDISSNKLDGTLYTAFSLNGSFPSTIQFVDISNNQFHGKIESNWFGNELNLTSFNASINGFTGQIPSFICANSLDFSTNHFSGEIPVGLGRCSKLQVFRAGFNLLSGLLPDNIYNLQSLVELSVPANNITGTIGEAMLSLTNLRIIELYSNNFSGAIPQDIGKLSNLEQLHLHINHFSGLVPASLMNCTKLVKLILRVNSLHGNISTLDFSRLVRLEILDLGNNKFTGNLPESLFSCKSLTAIRVATNKLSGPVSPSVLKLTSLTFIALSNNSFTNVSDAIKIFARCKSLTTLILSKNFYNEVLPSEMNLIESGHFKNLQVLAFGGCQLNGRVPEWLIHIKSLEVLDLSFNRITGTIPDWFGTLPNFFYLDLSMNHIKGTYPVQINKLPALLSEKVANKLNRSYLELPVFVAPNNASQQQYNQLANLPPAIYLKGNSISGEIPVEISQLQNLHVLDLSENKFTGSIPSEFSNLTNLEMLDLSRNQLTGEIPVSLQSLNFLSKFNVSFNNLNGSIPTGGQFDTFTESSYMGNPRLCGRVLQHHPCQDQLVPGTARQNLRGKGINRNLLLGITLGVCFIFSCILVILVYWIMSKRRILPGGDNDKFETEMTSIYSSSREVGKDTSLVIVFPSNTTEIKELTILDVLKATNNFNQENIIGCGGFGLVYKATLNNGAKLAIKKLSGDMCLIEREFKAEVEALSMAQHENLVSLLGYCVHDGLRLLMYSYMENGSLDYWLHENPDGPSQLDWPLRLKIALGAGRGLAYMHQICEPHIVHRDIKSSNILLDGNFEAHVADFGLSRLILPYRTHVTTELVGTLGYIPPEYGQAWVATLRGDVYSFGVVILELLTGKRPVEVSRSKTSREIVVWVQQLKREGKHEEIFDPVLRGKGYEQEMMRVLDVACKCVNQNPVERPIIKEVVDQLKNIQSYLQTPKSEQDCPAEMR, from the coding sequence ATGCTTATTGAACTCCAACCTTCTTTTTCTTATACAAGTTTTCATCTTCTCTTCATCTTACTCTTATATTCCTTCACATTCTCTTACCAACAAGATTGTCATCCTGATGATCAAAAATCCCTTTTAACCTTTTCTGCTTCTCTTACTAACCCACTTAATTGGAGTACTGCTTCGGATTGCTGTTCTTGGGATGGAATTGGGTGTGATATCTCGGGTCGTGTTAATCGTTTGTGGGTCCCCAAAAGAGGATTAACAGGAAACATATCCTCTTCACTTGGGAATCTTACAACCCTTTCTTACCTTAATGTTTCTCATAATTTCCTTTCTGGGGTTCTTCCAAAAGGGCTTTTTTCTTCATTGAATAGTCTTGTGATCATTGATATCAGCTCCAATAAGTTGGATGGTACCTTATATACTGCTTTTTCATTGAATGGTAGTTTCCCTTCTACCATTCAATTTGTAGATATCTCAAACAATCAATTCCATGGCAAGATTGAATCAAATTGGTTTGGAAATGAGCTGAATTTGACCAGTTTTAATGCCAGTATTAATGGGTTTACTGGTCAGATTCCTTCATTCATATGCGCCAATTCTCTTGATTTTTCCACCAACCATTTTTCTGGGGAGATTCCTGTTGGACTTGGAAGATGTTCTAAGCTTCAAGTCTTTCGGGCGGGTTTCAATTTGTTGTCTGGATTACTTCCTGATAATATTTATAACTTGCAATCACTGGTTGAGTTATCAGTGCCTGCAAATAACATAACTGGGACTATTGGAGAAGCCATGCTTAGCCTAACCAATCTCAGGATCATTGAATTATATTCCAACAACTTTTCTGGGGCGATTCCTCAGGATATCGGGAAGCTCTCGAACTTGGAGCAATTGCACCTTCACATAAACCATTTCAGTGGTTTAGTACCTGCATCTTTGATGAATTGCACAAAGCTCGTAAAGCTAATTTTACGAGTTAATTCTCTTCACGGTAACATCTCTACCCTTGATTTCTCGAGACTTGTCAGGCTCGAGATTCTTGACCTTGGTAACAATAAATTTACAGGGAACTTGCCTGAAAGTTTGTTCTCCTGCAAGTCCCTAACTGCAATCAGAGTAGCCACTAATAAGTTGTCAGGACCTGTTTCTCCTAGTGTACTGAAGTTGACATCTCTAACTTTCATTGCTTTATCTAATAATAGCTTTACCAATGTATCGGATGCGATCAAAATTTTCGCACGCTGCAAGAGCCTTACGACACTTATCCTGTCGAAAAACTTTTATAATGAAGTACTGCCAAGTGAAATGAACTTGATAGAATCAGGACATTTCAAAAACCTCCAAGTTCTAGCTTTTGGAGGGTGTCAACTGAATGGGAGAGTACCAGAGTGGCTCATTCATATAAAGAGTTTAGAGGTTCTGGATTTATCATTCAATCGAATCACAGGAACAATTCCGGACTGGTTTGGAACTCTGCCAAACTTTTTCTACTTGGACTTGTCtatgaatcatataaaaggaACATATCCGGTGCAAATTAACAAACTACCAGCACTGCTTTCGGAGAAGGTCGCGAATAAGTTGAATCGAAGCTATCTTGAGCTCCCCGTGTTTGTTGCCCCGAACAACGCGAGCCAACAGCAATATAACCAGCTTGCGAACCTGCCACCCGCTATATACCTTAAGGGTAACAGCATCAGTGGTGAGATTCCAGTTGAAATTAGTCAATTACAGAATCTTCATGTGCTGGATCTCAGTGAAAACAAATTCACAGGCAGCATTCCATCAGAATTTTCCAACCTCACGAACCTTGAAATGCTAGACCTCTCGAGGAATCAGTTGACTGGAGAAATTCCAGTATCGTTGCAAAGCCTAAATTTCTTATCGAAGTTCAATGTATCCTTCAACAATCTCAACGGATCGATACCAACAGGTGGTCAGTTTGACACTTTTACAGAATCTAGCTATATGGGGAATCCAAGGCTATGCGGCCGAGTTCTACAGCATCATCCTTGTCAAGATCAATTGGTCCCAGGAACAGCACGTCAGAATCTCCGTGGTAAAGGCATTAACAGGAATCTGTTGTTAGGGATTACCCTTGGTGTCTGCTTCATCTTTTCATGCATTTTAGTAATTCTGGTGTACTGGATAATGTCTAAGAGAAGAATCCTTCCAGGAGGTGACAACGACAAGTTTGAAACAGAAATGACCTCCATATACTCCAGTTCCCGAGAGGTTGGCAAAGATACTAGTCTAGTTATAGTCTTTCCGAGCAACACAACTGAGATCAAAGAGTTGACTATACTTGATGTGCTGAAAGCCACCAACAATTTCAACCAGGAGAACATCATTGGCTGTGGAGGTTTCGGTTTGGTTTACAAGGCAACCTTAAATAATGGGGCTAAGCTTGCTATCAAAAAGCTGTCAGGAGATATGTGTCTAATAGAGCGAGAATTTAAAGCAGAAGTGGAGGCTCTGTCAATGGCTCAACATGAAAATCTCGTCTCATTGCTGGGATATTGCGTGCATGATGGTTTGCGGCTATTAATGTATTCCTATATGGAAAATGGAAGCCTAGACTACTGGCTACATGAAAATCCCGATGGCCCATCCCAACTTGATTGGCCATTACGGCTGAAAATAGCCCTTGGAGCTGGTAGAGGGCTTGCTTACATGCACCAAATCTGTGAACCACACATTGTGCACCGTGATATAAAGTCCAGTAACATTCTCCTTGATGGAAATTTTGAAGCACATGTTGCTGATTTTGGATTATCTAGGCTAATTCTCCCTTATCGAACTCATGTCACCACAGAGCTAGTCGGAACACTGGGATACATTCCTCCGGAATATGGGCAGGCTTGGGTGGCCACATTGAGGGGTGATGTATACAGTTTTGGAGTCGTAATACTTGAACTACTCACAGGAAAAAGGCCAGTAGAGGTATCCAGATCAAAAACCTCTAGAGAAATAGTTGTATGGGTGCAGCAACTCAAAAGAGAAGGAAAACATGAGGAAATCTTTGATCCTGTCCTTAGAGGCAAAGGATATGAACAAGAGATGATGCGGGTACTCGATGTAGCCTGCAAGTGTGTCAATCAGAACCCAGTTGAAAGGCCTATTATTAAGGAAGTTGTTGATCAGCTCAAGAATATACAGTCCTATCTACAGACGCCCAAGTCTGAGCAAGATTGTCCTGCAGAAATGAGGTAG
- the LOC130826739 gene encoding exocyst complex component EXO84B-like, giving the protein MAAVKVPRSRGHSGTPAKENLPKLEDSLNAFRNDKFDPQSYVQSKCSLNEKEIKHLCSYLLDLKKASAEEMRRSVYANYTAFIRTSKEISDLEGELLSIRNLLTTQAALIHGLAEGVHMESSTVNITEGSVMNGMSNSEEKEPSDLEKWLVEFPDHLDVLLAERRVDEALTALNEGERVASEAKETKTLSPDVISSLETAVKERRQKMADQLAEAACQPTTRGTELRAAISALKKLGDGPRAHTLLLSAHLQRYQYNMQNIRPSSSSYGGAYTAALSQLVFSAIAQAASDSLTIFGNEPAYTSELITWATQQIEAFAQLVKRHALASSAAAGGLRAAAECVQIALGHCSLLEGRGLSLCPTLVKLFRPSVEQAVDANFKRIEESTAALVAADDWVLTLPPSVTRQSGRTLSTSVASMAGYQYKLTSSAHRFILMVQDFFEDVGPLQSMQLGSKTLEGVYRVFNSYVNMLIKALPNSLEEVNFEGAGNKIVNMADNEYQQIALLANASLLADELLPRASMMTSQNSQADYDDSRRRISDRKNRHSELREWKRRLVSSVDRLKSSFCQHHALDLIFTEDGASNLTADMYLNMDASAEDIEWFPSPIFQELYFKLNTMASIAAEMFVGKERFATLLLMKLTETIILWLSQDQSFWDDIEDGPKPLGPLALQQIYLDMKFVIFFASQGRYLSRNLVRVINEIIAKALAAFQATGRDPYSILPEDNWFNDICQDAIETLSGKPREINGDREVNSPTASVSAQSVSSFRSHGSS; this is encoded by the exons ATGGCGGCCGTAAAAGTGCCGAGGTCAAGAGGTCACTCTGGAACTCCGGCAAAGGAGAATTTACCGAAACTTGAAGATAGTTTAAATGCTTTTCGTAATGATAAATTTGATCCTCAGTCCTATGTTCAGTCCAAATGTTCTCTTAATGAGAAG GAAATTAAGCATTTATGCTCATATTTACTGGATCTAAAGAAGGCATCTGCTGAGGAAATGCGAAGAAGTGTTTATGCGAACTACACAGCCTTTATACG CACATCAAAAGAAATATCAGATCTAGAAGGCGAACTTCTTTCCATCAGAAACCTTCTAACCACTCAAGCAGCACTTATACATGGACTTGCTGAAGGTGTTCACATGGAATCATCAACAGTAAATATTACTGAAGGGTCTGTCATGAATGGCATGAGTAATAGTGAGGAAAAGGAACCTTCTGACCTGGAGAAGTGGTTGGTTGAATTTCCTGATCACCTTGATGTGTTGTTAGCAGAAAGAAGAGTGGATGAAGCATTGACAGCTCTCAATGAAGGAGAACGTGTAGCTTCTGAAGCCAAGGAAACAAAAACACTCAGCCCGGATGTGATCTCGTCCCTTGAAACAGCAGTTAAAGAACGAAGACAGAAAATGGCTGATCAGCTAGCCGAAGCTGCTTGCCAGCCTACAACTCGTGGTACTGAGCTTCGTGCTGCAATATCTGCTCTTAAAAAACTTGGTGATGGTCCCCGTGCTCACACTTTACTTCTGAGTGCACATTTACAAAGATACCAGTATAACATGCAAAATATTCGTCCATCAAGTAGCTCTTACGGAGGAGCCTACACTGCTGCTCTTTCTCAGCTGGTTTTTTCTGCTATTGCTCAGGCAGCCAGTGATTCTTTGACTATTTTTGGTAACGAACCAGCTTACACGTCTGAATTGATAACATGGGCTACACAGCAAATAGAAGCGTTTGCTCAACTTGTGAAAAGGCATGCACTAGCTTCTTCGGCAGCAGCAGGAGGTCTCAGAGCAGCTGCTGAGTGTGTTCAGATAGCTTTAGGCCATTGTTCGTTATTAGAAGGTCGTGGTCTTTCACTTTGTCCAACACTAGTTAAACTCTTTAGACCTAGTGTTGAACAAGCAGTGGATGCAAACTTTAAAAGGATAGAGGAGAGTACTGCTGCTTTAGTGGCTGCTGATGATTGGGTTTTGACCCTTCCACCAAGTGTTACTCGCCAGTCTGGGAGGACTTTGAGCACTTCCGTTGCTAGCATGGCAGGATACCAGTACAAGCTTACAAGTAGTGCTCATCGGTTCATCTTGATGGTCCAG GACTTCTTTGAGGATGTGGGACCACTTCAGAGTATGCAGCTGGGAAGTAAAACATTAGAAGGTGTTTATCGGGTTTTCAACTCATATGTTAACATGCTCATCAAAGCATTACCGAATTCTTTAGAAGAAGTAAATTTTGAGGGCGCCGgaaataaaattgttaatatGGCTGACAATGAATACCAACAGATTGCATTGCTGGCAAATGCATCACTATTGGCTGATGAGTTGCTCCCTCGTGCTTCCATGATGACTTCTCAAAACAGTCAGGCAGATTATGATGATTCTCGTAGAAGAATTTCAGATAGAAAAAATCGTCATTCTGAGCTCAGAGAATGGAAGAGGAGACTTGTGAGTTCAGTTGATAGACTCAAAAGTAGTTTCTGTCAGCATCATGCCCTGGATCTAATCTTTACAGAAGACGGTGCAAGCAATCTTACAGCAGATATGTACTTGAATATGGATGCTAGTGCGGAAGATATTGAATGGTTTCCTTCTCCAATATTCCAG GAACTTTacttcaaacttaataccatgGCTAGTATTGCGGCAGAGATGTTTGTCGGAAAAGAAAGATTTGCTACGCTGCTGTTAATGAAACTTACAGAGACTATCATTTTATGGTTGTCTCAAGATCAAAGCTTCTGGGATGATATTGAGGATGGTCCTAAGCCTTTAGGCCCTCTTGCCCTTCAACAG ATTTACTTGGATATGAAATTTGTCATCTTCTTTGCTTCTCAAGGTCGTTACTTGTCTCGTAACTTAGTTCGAGTCATCAATGAGATCATAGCTAAAGCACTTGCAGCATTTCAAGCTACAGGCAGAGATCCATATAG TATACTACCTGAAGATAACTGGTTTAACGACATCTGTCAAGATGCAATTGAGACACTGAGTGGAAAGCCGAGAGAAATCAATGGGGATCGTGAAGTGAATAGCCCGACAGCTTCAGTCTCTGCTCAGTCAGTCTCATCATTCAGGTCTCATGGGAGCTCTTAG